A stretch of the Theileria equi strain WA chromosome 1, complete sequence genome encodes the following:
- a CDS encoding hypothetical protein (encoded by transcript BEWA_027700A), whose product MLSQPQMQMAEDKRDEGLKNAAAFFAGLAIYQLAHFAISAGNFSVVRFQIPRSLVGLYINRFIISYRIATFIGNTTMTIYDISRGPYMTGISIALRWSDAVTYIISLTSFCSGGAQGNLTLHYWVIVAVELINGWSFVATVKIGSKQMPYLLASFPLSGIFASSYHLTFIFFWELFGLSNTFYWLVFYQKVLAIIIATVSAVLWTMAYKGETAEQTGQDAEALNLSGAWSPILMIALGYSLQNMFYPSIAPYKIIGLERGYRIDVTTLITGAIPPLTILVLKHFELSPDRQWKSPHDIWHWVWPLFGLQLTCAFIFILTLHYPDWSLPRTMRTNVFVLALFTISYDLSAQILRVVGSNGASRQTNGSQDNSKVDTFATCFYSFTQIIFAFLGDGYLRVYSKYEKNRENWPTKHCNKKRAFWFWTWSTTKVACKAMKSAFTRDVRAEIQTNKEYLFIVYEDAPPECENHLFDLPFIHKTESSKDYYSLKRAYIFH is encoded by the coding sequence ATGCTATCGCAACCTCAGATGCAAATGGCGGAGGATAAAAGGGATGAAGGCTTAAAGAATGCCGCGGCATTCTTCGCCGGCTTGGCCATATACCAACTCGCGCACTTTGCTATATCTGCTGGTAACTTTTCAGTCGTGAGATTCCAAATACCGCGTAGCCTAGTTGGTCTCTACATCAACAGGTTCATCATCTCATACAGAATAGCAACATTCATCGGGAATACGACCATGACCATTTATGATATCTCCAGGGGTCCTTACATGACAGGGATTTCTATAGCACTGCGTTGGTCAGATGCGGTGACATATATCATTTCTCTGACATCATTTTGCTCCGGAGGTGCCCAGGGCAATCTCACCCTCCACTACTGGGTTATCGTTGCGGTCGAGCTCATTAATGGATGGTCCTTTGTGGCTACTGTCAAGATTGGTTCCAAGCAAATGCCATATCTTCTTGCCTCGTTTCCCCTTTCTGGTATTTTTGCGTCCTCGTATCACCTcacattcatcttcttctggGAATTGTTTGGACTCTCTAATACCTTCTACTGGCTTGTTTTCTATCAAAAGGTTTTGGCAATCATAATAGCCACAGTTTCTGCTGTTTTATGGACCATGGCTTATAAGGGTGAGACTGCTGAGCAGACAGGCCAGGATGCTGAAGCACTTAACCTGAGCGGAGCCTGGTCTCCAATTCTCATGATAGCGCTGGGATACAGTCTGCAGAATATGTTCTATCCCTCTATAGCCCCGTATAAAATTATTGGACTTGAGAGAGGATACAGGATTGATGTTACCACCCTGATCACTGGTGCCATACCACCACTAACAATTTTAgttttaaaacattttgaaCTTTCTCCTGACAGGCAATGGAAAAGTCCACACGACATATGGCACTGGGTATGGCCGTTGTTTGGCCTACAGTTGACATGTGCATTTATTTTTATACTCACCCTGCACTACCCGGACTGGTCCTTGCCCAGAACAATGAGAACAAATGTCTTTGTTCTTGCTCTTTTCACAATATCATACGATTTATCAGCACAAATATTGAGAGTTGTAGGTTCAAATGGAGCCAGTAGACAGACAAATGGAAGCCAGGATAACTCAAAGGTTGACACTTTTGCCACATGTTTTTATTCCTTTACACAAATCATCTTTGCCTTTCTAGGAGACGGATACCTCAGAGTAtactccaagtatgagaAGAATAGGGAAAACTGGCCTACTAAACACTGTAACAAAAAAAGGGCATTCTGGTTCTGGACTTGGAGTACTACAAAAGTAGCATGCAAAGCCATGAAAAGCGCTTTTACTAGAGATGTTAGGGCTGAGATTCAAACCAACAAGGAGTATCTCtttattgtctatgaagatgcTCCGCCTGAATGTGAGAATCACCTATTTGATCTACCGTTCATTCACAAGACGGAATCCTCTAAAGATTATTACAGCTTAAAGAGAGCATACATTTTTCACTAG
- a CDS encoding hypothetical protein (encoded by transcript BEWA_027710A), whose amino-acid sequence MDDNLPKEYTRLAMGNGRLRRIGEFFANYAGIICLIDCIVLPIIIAITSCLNVFRDFETVKKITHVLELLIVIPFGTLSVVMNYRKTKKKRLAACGTCGILVIIGSHFFHTTWIHSLISITGCAMLISSNVLSRRHAECDHCSTTVELPNV is encoded by the exons ATGGATGATAATCTCCCAAAGGAATACACCCGTTTAGCCATGGGTAATGG GAGGCTCCGTAGAATAGGCGAGTTCTTCGCCAACTACGCAGGCATCATCTGTCTAATCGACTGCATCGTCCTGCCAATCATCATTGCAATCACAAGTTGCCTCAATGTGTTTCGAGATTTTGAAACCGTCAAGAAGATTACACACGTG TTGGAACTCTTAATTGTCATTCCGTTTGGAACGCTATCCGTGGTAATGAACTACAGGAAaacaaagaagaagagacTAGCTGCCTGTGGCACTTGTGGAATTTTGGTTATTATAGGTTCACACTTTTTTCATACAACTTGGATACATTCTCTCATTTCAATTACTGGTTGTGCCATGCTCATTTCAAGCAACGTATTATCGAGGAGACACGCTGAATGTGATCACTGCTCCACCACTGTGGAACTCCCAAACGTCTAA
- a CDS encoding signal peptide-containing protein (encoded by transcript BEWA_027740A), which produces MGVLALLSIIAVIQLCRCGDDKDGFGGVDSTEPSTFTNQSSNHNLQGGASSQLGAAEEDVCQAIGPKENPREDVPLMHGPSNGHTINLAMSNPLIFQEFDYVYNHIPIRLIVPNKNVNVTKLVDDKKTIWIAEEWDKLEYLKIGLKDNNPNMVLVVTSRSSGLIFRRFVNTLFGWGEWKEFGSQIRKLTRHVPKIENFSLDISHRVTTTECTTFETRLVEKPVRLHFPKPGYNAAEVVDGHLGIWKACGDEICLSCDLYFENNSPKFLLLNILEKGEGKSEWFEMEDREWKSVTEDNVNNWFRATVISGDMEGFVASSEKRESPSYLERLFLPSPSHRPGGRARVPSDPSRYEEDTSISLSGMFSGLFSSRRSRSRSSDEARSKRSIVRKFYRGTPTEED; this is translated from the coding sequence ATGGGAGTTCTTGCTCTTTTATCCATAATAGCTGTCATTCAGCTATGTAGATGTGGAGATGACAAAGATGGATTTGGGGGGGTAGATTCTACGGAGCCTTCAACCTTCACAAATCAGTCCTCTAATCACAATCTTCAAGGCGGTGCATCTTCTCAACTTGGAGCCGCAGAAGAGGACGTATGTCAAGCCATAGGACCAAAGGAAAACCCCAGAGAAGATGTTCCTCTTATGCATGGTCCATCAAATGGTCATACCATTAACTTGGCAATGTCTAATCCATTAATATTCCAGGAATTCGACTACGTTTACAACCACATTCCAATTAGGCTTATTGTCCCAAACAAGAACGTGAATGTCACGAAACTGGTGGATGACAAAAAGACAATTTGGATTGCAGAAGAGTGGGACAAGCTTgaatatttgaaaattGGTTTAAAGGACAATAATCCTAACATGGTACTTGTTGTGACTAGCAGATCTTCTGGTCTAATATTCAGGCGCTTTGTAAATACTCTGTTTGGATGGGGAGAGTGGAAGGAGTTTGGTAGTCAAATAAGAAAGCTAACACGCCATGTACCAAAAATAGAGAACTTTTCTCTAGACATTTCTCATAGGGTTACCACAACGGAATGCACCACCTTTGAGACTAGGCTTGTGGAGAAACCCGTACGACTCCATTTCCCCAAACCAGGCTATAATGCCGCAGAAGTTGTGGATGGGCATCTGGGCATATGGAAGGCCTGTGGAGATGAAATATGTTTATCCTGTGACCTATACTTCGAGAATAACTCCCCAAAATTCCTTCTCTTGAACATTCTGGAAAAGGGTGAAGGCAAGTCAGAGTGGTTTGAAATGGAGGATAGGGAATGGAAATCAGTGACAGAGGATAACGTGAACAATTGGTTCAGAGCAACAGTGATATCTGGCGATATGGAAGGATTTGTGGCCAGTTCAGAAAAGCGAGAGTCGCCATCCTACCTCGAGAGACTCTTCTTACCATCACCCAGTCATAGACCTGGAGGACGCGCGAGGGTGCCTTCAGACCCTAGTAGGTATGAAGAAGACACCAGTATAAGCCTCTCTGGAATGTTTTCCGGTTTGTTTTCCTCAAGAAGATCGAGGAGCCGCTCCTCTGATGAAGCAAGATCCAAAAGGTCCATTGTAAGGAAATTTTACAGGGGCACTCCCACGGAAGAGGACTAG
- a CDS encoding uncharacterized protein (encoded by transcript BEWA_027750A), which translates to MRILFGAFALLAHGWCLATRPNVTLDIASIQPHHFKVTEENINDSFLSKILSSHNRIDTIVCNGKPIWKASNNRVECFYAKVYSNVLNSALVVNYGTLPTKNSPFGDNEIAYYVRGPHIWNQVSYQTFHALLVEMGWNQSGLVNVSLDVSQLSDYTFTVFHGDVENVPFSIFVGTDNYRITRVLDYCTGILVFDKDEVFTDAMLFFDKTAPALLCVSYISADRTGRKNLHYELVDMVWRMVNKDKFYSKVIEIGTREKEPTKTQTKDAMMVVPGLLPIFTMLLLCIVG; encoded by the coding sequence ATGAGGATTTTATTTGGTGCATTTGCGCTTCTGGCTCATGGGTGGTGTTTGGCCACGAGACCAAACGTTACGCTCGATATTGCGAGCATTCAACCTCATCATTTCAAGGTAACGGAGGAGAATATAAACGATTCGTTCCTTTCCAAGATTTTAAGTTCACATAATCGAATCGATACGATTGTATGCAACGGAAAACCGATTTGGAAGGCGTCGAATAATAGAGTCGAGTGCTTCTACGCAAAGGTCTACTCTAACGTGCTAAATTCAGCTCTAGTCGTCAATTATGGAACTCTTCCTACCAAGAATTCGCCCTTtggagataatgaaatTGCCTACTACGTCAGGGGACCGCACATTTGGAACCAAGTCTCGTACCAGACGTTTCATGCACTGCTTGTTGAGATGGGATGGAACCAAAGTGGGCTCGTTAACGTTAGTCTGGATGTGTCACAGCTTTCGGACTATACATTCACCGTATTCCACGGGGATGTGGAGAATGTGcccttttccatctttgttGGAACGGACAATTACAGAATAACAAGAGTACTTGACTATTGCACCGGCATTTTGGTGTTTGATAAGGATGAAGTTTTCACGGATGCCATGCTATTTTTCGACAAGACTGCGCCGGCTCTGCTTTGCGTCTCGTACATTTCAGCCGACAGGACCGGAAGAAAGAATCTACACTATGAGCTTGTGGATATGGTCTGGAGAATGGTTAACAAGGATAAATTTTATTCAAAAGTTATCGAGATTGGAACAAGGGAAAAGGAACCAACCAAGACACAAACCAAAGATGCTATGATGGTGGTACCTGGACTCTTGCCAATTTTCACAATGTTGTTACTTTGTATTGTAGGATAA
- a CDS encoding hypothetical protein (encoded by transcript BEWA_027730A) produces the protein MPTVGIDIRQKPPDNRQETTYPPGSGFVKVTGEENPESSGFWKFTHGPPSGVGSFKVKKVEYGDAQEITVDLGITPGDNIQHLADGNFIYSYNKGGNSWQPLSGNPRNNPLTGKTLETQLDGLNCKLNDAVTINPTFQNSEVHKNNESYCCAYHNPTGNSGRVSVTIKKVSCKQNHRSADYYRHKINTVNGLRVAAIKYDPTGGSTRNRINLNGQPMSSVETIYVLYCSRNPKLIYVDGGAATGWYKKPIGNDKVEQWTETLPDLKGVTPEDIIECTNWSKLKDALKEAKCGNFGTCPPPPPQQPRTPPGPAASPSGTVVDPTVSLLGTLLRGALSGLGKVASNKQLLENLVDFGKSGSDFVSKTGIDTIGAALASKLGIEALRTILGPPHQHSGPSYQDTASTPDPAPPTSQAFTGAEPFAFATLGYALSGTLAGSAAAFFGGWKVYSRYKGDPLVLLRITSSKWVPNRLFSIMVSL, from the exons ATGCCTACAGTAGGCATAGATATAAGACAAAAGCCTCCTGATAATAGACAAGAAACCACATATCCTCCTGGAAGTGGATTTGTTAAAGTAACTGGAGAAGAAAATCCTGAAAGCTCTGGTTTCTGGAAGTTTACACATGGACCACCCAGTGGAGTAGGATCTTTCAAGGTTAAGAAGGTAGAATATGGAGATGCTCAGGAAATAACGGTTGATTTGGGAATTACCCCTGGTGATAATATCCAGCATCTTGCG GACGGGAACTTCATTTATAGCTATAACAAGGGAGGTAATAGCTGGCAACCACTTTCTGGAAATCCTCGAAACAATCCACTCACCGGTAAGACACTTGAGACTCAACTTGATGGTCTTAACTGCAAACTTAACGATGCTGTCACCATAAATCCCACCTTTCAAAATTCTGAGGTAcataaaaataatgagtCATACTGTTGTGCATACCATAATCCTACCGGTAATAGCGGGAGGGTCTCCGTTACTATTAAGAAAGTTTCTTGTAAACAAAACCATCGCAGTGCCGATTACTATAGGCATAAGATTAATACTGTCAATGGATTGAGGGTAGCAGCTATCAAGTATGATCCTACTGGTGGGTCTACTAGGAATAGAATAAATTTGAATGGACAGCCGATGTCTAGCGTAGAAACTATATACGTATTATACTGTAGTCGTAATCCAAAACTGATATACGTTGATGGAGGTGCAGCCACAGGCTGGTATAAGAAGCCTATTGGTAATGACAAAGTTGAACAGTGGACAGAAACTTTGCCTGACCTCAAAGGTGTAACACCGGAAGATATTATTGAATGCACCAACTGGTCCAAGCTTAAAGACGCACTAAAAGAGGCTAAATGTGGAAACTTTGGAACATGTCCTCCACCTCCCCCTCAACAACCTCGAACCCCTCCTGGACCTGCTGCTAGTCCAAGTGGAACTGTAGTAGACCCTACTGTAAGTTTACTTGGTACATTACTTAGAGGAGCACTTTCTGGACTCGGTAAAGTTGCTAGTAATAAACAACTACTAGAAAACTTGGttgattttggaaaatcaGGGTCTGATTTCGTCAGCAAAACTGGTATAGATACTATAGGGGCAGCTCTTGCTAGTAAACTTGGTATAGAGGCTCTAAGGACAATTCTTGGACCTCCTCATCAACATTCTGGCCCATCTTACCAAGATACTGCTTCTACTCCTGATCCTGCTCCTCCTACTTCTCAAGCTTTTACTGGTGCTGAACCTTTTGCTTTCGCTACTCTTGGATATGCCTTATCGggtactcttgccggaTCCGCTGCAgcattttttggaggatggaaagtCTATAgtcgctataaaggagaccctttGGTACTATTGAGGATCACTTCCAGTAAATGGGTGCCTAATCGtctcttctccatcatGGTCAGTTTGTAA
- a CDS encoding RNA recognition motif domain containing protein (encoded by transcript BEWA_027720A), with protein sequence MSKPQLGKEDPSIYTDSSGDDSSSDDEAIKSLLSSSAKPAPEPAVAEPEPVAEPEPVKAAEPAKKTAPKKAATKKAKAAPEVTVEASGESQEEPKKPAPKKAAAKKTEAAKQTKPKAAEKKVVKEIKKTPKKTKATASQESVPEVEAEAAPAVVEPEPVAEPVKAEPAKKAAPKKTPAKKAKAAAAATPEPAVVEPEPKKEEPEPAKVEPPSLATFADSSDDDSDSSSSSSSSSSSSSSSSSSSSSSSSSSDSSSDSDSDDEDDKINAPLALPESDSSESESQPAASLVHPSRLAKIESEEQSQETQASFKRTGSLEPERNEIYCGGLPTTVTEDELRELFETDCGPVARINLIQRKGVAFITFKDEESAAKAVEFDKTSYMGNPLRINITADRQKQPRGDKGQGGAGKFGRTKSFDSNPNTQPSKEVCIRNLSFHTTEEGMRELFSECGEVVRCHIPKFQDSGKSMGRCFITFTTLEAAARAVEYDNTAIDGRTVSIQYAFPRANGQGTGRPSMRGRGTVQRGRGTGGFSRGVKRDSPTSGFGNRGGEGAVEDGEAKKPKSIIFDDDDE encoded by the exons ATGTCAAAGCCTCAACTCGGAAAAG AGGATCCAAGCATCTACACCGATTCAAGTGGTGACGACTCAAGCAGCGATGACGAAGCAATCAAGTCTTTGCTCTCATCGTCTGCCAAACCTGCTCCGGAACCAGCGGTGGCAGAACCTGAGCCTGTTGCGGAACCCGAACCAGTAAAGGCAGCTGAACCTGCCAAGAAGACGGCTCCAAAAAAGGCTGCAACCAAAAAGGCAAAAGCTGCTCCAGAAGTTACTGTAGAAGCATCTGGTGAGAGTCAAGAGGAACCTAAAAAACCAGCCCCGAAAAAGGCTGCTGCTAAAAAAACTGAAGCAGCAAAGCAGACAAAACCAAAGGCTGCCGAGAAAAAGGTTGTTAAGGAGATTAAAaagactccaaagaagacCAAGGCTACAGCTTCCCAAGAGTCTGTCCCTGAAGTTGAAGCTGAGGCCGCTCCGGCAGTTGTGGAACCTGAACCTGTTGCAGAGCCGGTAAAGGCTGAGCCAGCCAAGAAAGCAGCTCCAAAAAAGACACCTGCTAAAAAGGCCAAAGCTGCTGCTGCCGCTACTCCAGAACCAGCGGTAGTTGAGCCTGAaccaaagaaggaagaacCAGAACCTGCCAAAGTGGAACCACCATCCCTTGCAACATTTGCAGATTCATCAGATGATGACTCtgattcttcatcatcttcctcttcttcttcgTCGTCATCGTCTTCATCTAGCAGTTCGTCCTCCTCATCGAGCTCGAGCTCAGATAGCAGCTCAGACAGTGATTCCGATGATGAAGACGACAAGATCAATGCGCCATTGGCTCTTCCAGAATCTGACTCCTCAGAGTCTGAATCTCAACCAGCAGCCTCTTTGGTTCATCCATCTAGGCTCGCCAAGATTGAATCTGAGGAGCAGTCCCAAGAAACCCAGGCCTCTTTCAAGAGAACTGGATCACTAG AACCAGAGAGAAACGAAATCTACTGTGGCGGTTTGCCTACAACGGTGACTGAGGACGAGCTTCGTGAGCTGTTTGAGACTGATTGTGGTCCAGTTGCACGCATAAACTTGATCCAGCGCAAGGGTGTTGCATTTATAACATTCAAGGATGAAGAGTCTGCAGCAAAGGCTGTTGAATTTGACAAGACTTCATACATGGGGAATCCCCTGAGAATTAACATTACTGCTGACAGACAAAAGCAGCCAAGAGGTGACAAGGGTCAAGGAGGAGCTGGAAAGTTTGGAAGAACAAAGAGCTTTGATTCTAACCCAAACACTCAGCCTAGCAAGGAGGTTTGCATTAGGAATTTAAGTTTCCATACAACTGAAGAGGGAATGAGGGAATTGTTTAGTGAATGCGGTGAGGTTGTTCGTTGCCATATACCAAAGTTCCaagattctggaaaaaGTATGGGAAGGTGTTTCATTACCTTTACTACCCTTGAGGCCGCTGCCAGGGCTGTTGAGTATGATAATACAGCAATTGATGGACGTACAGTGAGCATTCAGTACGCATTCCCTAGGGCCAATGGTCAGGGTACTGGCAGACCTTCTATGCGTGGAAGAGGCACTGTGCAAAGAGGTAGGGGAACCGGTGGTTTCTCTAGAGGAGTTAAGCGTGATTCTCCAACCTCTGGATTTGGAAATAGAGGCGGTGAGGGGGCCGTAGAGGATGGAGAGGCCAAGAAGCCGAAATCGATCATCTTTGACGACGATGATGAATAA